The following are encoded in a window of Phocoena phocoena chromosome 2, mPhoPho1.1, whole genome shotgun sequence genomic DNA:
- the ISLR gene encoding immunoglobulin superfamily containing leucine-rich repeat protein encodes MQELRLLCWVVLVGLVQACPESCDCGEKYGFQIADCAYRDLEAVPPGFPANVTTLSLSANRLPSLPEGAFREVPLLQSLWLAHNEIRRVAAGALAPLGQLKSLDLSHNLISDFAWSNLNNLSALQLLKMDSNELTFIPRDAFRSLRALRSLQLNHNRLHTLAEGTFAPLTALSHLQINDNPFDCTCGIVWFKTWALTTAVSIPEQDNITCTSPHVLKGTRLNRLLPLPCSAPSVQLTYQPSQDGAELRPGFVLALHCDVDGQPAPQVHWHIQTPGGTVEIASPNVGADGRALPGVLAASGRPRFQAFANGSLLIPDFGKLEEGTYSCLATNELGSAESSVNVALATPGEGGEDALGRRFHGKAAEGKGCYTVDNEVQPSGPEDNVVIIYLSRAGGPEAAAAAGGGVSEKQPPGLLLLGKSLLLLFFTAF; translated from the coding sequence ATGCAGGAGCTGCGTCTGCTGTGCTGGGTGGTCCTTGTGGGCCTGGTGCAGGCCTGTCCCGAGTCCTGCGACTGTGGGGAAAAGTATGGCTTCCAGATCGCCGACTGTGCCTACCGTGACCTGGAGGCCGTGCCACCCGGCTTCCCGGCCAACGTGACCACGTTAAGCCTGTCGGCCAATCGGCTGCCGAGCTTACCAGAAGGCGCCTTCAGGGAGGTGCCCCTGCTGCAGTCGCTGTGGCTGGCGCACAATGAGATCCGCAGGGTGGCCGCTGGTGCCCTGGCCCCTCTGGGCCAACTCAAGAGCCTGGACCTCAGCCACAACCTCATCTCTGACTTTGCCTGGAGCAATCTGAACAACCTCAGCGCCCTCCAGCTGCTCAAGATGGATAGCAACGAGCTGACCTTCATCCCCCGCGACGCCTTCCGCAGCCTTCGCGCCCTGCGCTCACTGCAGCTCAATCACAACCGCTTGCACACGCTGGCAGAGGGCACCTTCGCGCCGCTCACTGCGCTGTCCCACCTGCAGATCAACGATAACCCCTTCGACTGTACCTGTGGCATCGTGTGGTTCAAGACGTGGGCCCTGACCACTGCTGTGTCCATCCCAGAGCAGGATAACATCACCTGCACTTCACCCCACGTGCTCAAGGGCACACGGCTGAACCGCCTGCTGCCGTTGCCTTGCTCGGCACCCTCAGTGCAGCTCACTTACCAGCCCAGCCAGGACGGCGCCGAGCTGCGTCCTGGCTTCGTGCTGGCGCTCCACTGCGACGTGGACGGGCAGCCAGCCCCCCAGGTTCACTGGCACATCCAGACGCCCGGCGGCACCGTGGAGATTGCCAGCCCCAACGTGGGTGCCGATGGGCGTGCTCTGCCCGGTGTCCTGGCAGCCAGCGGCCGGCCGCGCTTTCAGGCCTTTGCCAATGGCAGCCTGCTCATCCCCGACTTCGGCAAGCTGGAGGAGGGCACCTATAGCTGCCTGGCCACCAACGAGCTGGGCAGTGCGGAGAGCTCAGTGAACGTGGCACTGGCCACACCAGGCGAGGGTGGCGAGGATGCGCTGGGGCGCAGGTTCCATGGCAAAGCGGCCGAGGGTAAGGGCTGCTACACGGTTGACAATGAGGTGCAGCCGTCGGGTCCTGAGGACAACGTCGTCATCATCTACCTCAGCCGTGCTGGGGGCCCcgaggctgcagcagcagcaggaggagggGTCTCCGAGAAGCAGCCCCCAGGGCTGCTCCTGCTGGGCAAgagcctcctcctcctcttcttcactGCCTTctag
- the ISLR2 gene encoding immunoglobulin superfamily containing leucine-rich repeat protein 2, producing MVPLRALWLAWALLGVARACPEPCACVDKYAHQFADCAYKELREVPEGLPANVTTLSLSANKITVLRRGAFADVTQVTSLWLAHNEVRTVELGSLAVLSQLKNLDLSHNLISSFPWSDLRNLSALQLLKMNHNRLGSLPRDALGALPDLRSLRINNNRLRTLAPGTFDALSALSHLQLYHNPFHCGCSLVWLQAWAASTRVSLPEPDSIACASPPALQGVPVHRLPALSCAPPSVHLSVEPPPEAPGSPLRSGLTLMLHCVAEGHPTPRLQWQLQIPGGTVVLVPPILSGEDDGDGGEDGEEEGDEDGPTKTEAPTPTPAPAWPAPPATPRFLALTNGSLLVPLLSAKEAGIYTCRAHNELGANSTSVRVAVAAAGPPKHAPGAGGDPDGQAPTSERKSTAKARGNSVLPSKPEGKIKSQGLGRASVLGETQAGPEGDEEAGEGEETEDQVSADPVEEQRCGHGDPSRYVSNHAFNQSAELKPHVFELGVIALDVAEREARVQLTPLAARWGPGPGGAAGAVRPGRRPLRLLYLCPAGGGAAVQWSRVEEGVNAYWFRGLRPGTNYSVCLALAGEACHVQVVFATKKELPSLLVIVAVSVFLLVLATVPLLGAACCHLLAKHPGKPYRLILRPQAPDPMEKRIAADFDPRASYLESEKSYPAGGEAGGEEPEETPGEGLDEEAEQGDPGGDLQREESLAACSLVESQSKANQEEFEAGSEYNDRLPLGAEAVNIAQEINGNYRQTAG from the coding sequence ATGGTGCCCTTGAGGGCCCTGTGGCTGGCTTGGGCGCTGCTAGGAGTGGCCAGAGCGTGCCCAGAGCCGTGCGCCTGTGTGGACAAGTACGCGCACCAGTTCGCCGACTGCGCCTACAAGGAGCTGCGCGAGGTGCCGGAAGGACTACCGGCCAACGTGACCACGCTTAGTCTGTCGGCGAACAAAATCACCGTGCTGCGGCGTGGGGCCTTCGCCGACGTCACGCAGGTCACGTCGCTGTGGCTGGCGCACAATGAGGTGCGCACCGTGGAGCTGGGCTCGCTGGCGGTGCTGAGCCAGCTCAAGAACCTCGACCTGAGCCACAACCTCATATCCAGCTTCCCATGGAGCGACCTGCGTAACCTGAGCGCTCTACAGCTACTCAAGATGAACCACAACCGCTTGGGCTCATTGCCCCGGGACGCACTCGGTGCACTGCCCGACCTGCGCTCCCTACGCATCAACAACAACCGGCTTCGTACACTGGCTCCTGGCACCTTCGATGCGCTAAGCGCGCTGTCACATCTGCAACTCTATCACAACCCCTTCCACTGCGGTTGCAGCCTTGTGTGGCTACAGGCCTGGGCGGCGAGCACCCGGGTCTCGTTACCAGAGCCCGACTCCATCGCGTGCGCCTCTCCTCCTGCTCTGCAGGGGGTGCCGGTGCACCGCCTGCCCGCCCTGTCCTGTGCACCTCCCAGTGTGCATCTGAGTGTTGAGCCGCCGCCTGAGGCGCCGGGCAGCCCCCTGCGCTCCGGCCTAACGCTCATGCTACACTGCGTCGCCGAAGGACACCCCACGCCCCGCCTGCAATGGCAGCTTCAGATTCCGGGGGGCACCGTAGTGTTAGTGCCGCCGATCCTGAGCGGGGAGGACGACGGGGACGGAGGGGAAGACGGTGAGGAGGAAGGAGATGAGGACGGGCCAACGAAGACAGAGGCTCCAACCCCGACTCCAGCACCCGCTTGGCCCGCGCCCCCAGCTACCCCGCGCTTCCTGGCCCTTACAAACGGCTCCCTGTTGGTGCCCCTCCTGAGTGCCAAGGAGGCAGGCATCTACACATGCCGTGCGCACAACGAGCTGGGTGCCAACTCCACGTCAGTTCGCGTGGCAGTGGCAGCTGCAGGGCCCCCAAAGCACGCTCCTGGCGCAGGGGGAGACCCTGATGGGCAGGCTCCAACCTCTGAGCGTAAGTCCACAGCCAAAGCCCGGGGCAACAGTGTCCTACCTTCCAAGCCCGAGGGCAAAATCAAAAGCCAAGGCCTGGGCCGGGCTAGCGTCCTCGGGGAGACACAGGCGGGGCCGGAGGGGGACGAGGAGGCAGGTGAGGGTGAAGAGACGGAAGACCAGGTCTCTGCTGACCCGGTGGAGGAGCAGCGCTGTGGCCACGGGGACCCCTCGCGGTACGTGTCCAACCACGCGTTCAACCAGAGCGCCGAGCTCAAGCCGCATGTCTTTGAGCTGGGCGTCATCGCGCTGGACGTGGCGGAGCGCGAGGCGCGGGTGCAGCTGACGCCACTGGCGGCAAGATGGGGCCCTGGGCCCGGCGGGGCTGCGGGAGCAGTGCGGCCTGGACGGCGGCCATTGCGCCTGCTCTATCTGTGCCCGGCGGGGGGCGGCGCAGCCGTGCAGTGGTCGCGTGTAGAGGAGGGCGTCAACGCCTACTGGTTCCGTGGCCTGCGGCCCGGCACCAACTACTCCGTGTGCCTGGCGTTGGCAGGCGAGGCCTGCCACGTGCAAGTGGTGTTCGCCACCAAGAAAGAGTTGCCCTCACTGCTGGTTATCGTGGCGGTGAGCGTGTTCCTCCTGGTGCTGGCCACCGTGCCCCTGCTGGGCGCTGCCTGCTGCCATCTGCTGGCCAAACACCCGGGCAAGCCCTACCGTCTTATCCTGAGGCCGCAGGCCCCGGATCCCATGGAGAAGCGCATCGCCGCCGATTTCGACCCACGTGCCTCCTACCTCGAGTCCGAGAAAAGCTACCCTGCAGGCGGTGAGGCGGGCGGCGAGGAGCCAGAGGAGACCCCCGGGGAGGGCCTTGACGAAGAAGCAGAGCAGGGGGACCCAGGTGGGGACCTGCAGAGGGAGGAGAGCCTGGCGGCCTGCTCGCTGGTGGAATCCCAGTCCAAGGCCAACCAAGAGGAGTTCGAGGCGGGCTCCGAGTACAATGATCGGCTGCCCCTGGGCGCCGAAGCGGTCAACATCGCCCAGGAGATTAACGGCAACTACAGGCAGACAGCGGGCTGA